Proteins from one Dermacentor variabilis isolate Ectoservices chromosome 1, ASM5094787v1, whole genome shotgun sequence genomic window:
- the LOC142569950 gene encoding uncharacterized protein LOC142569950 codes for MSNGTHLTIESTAPTQASLSPANGSPSNHSERSWSMIECVESTDSASSPESAARQRSLSRQSCSSIEATDSGQDKKKRSIDFVLQRRAKRLQEIRRLVKELYPKT; via the exons ATGTCTAATGGCACACATCTGACAATAGAAAGTACGGCCCCTACGCAGGCCTCGCTATCTCCAGCAAACGGATCTCCAAGCAATCACTCAGA GCGCTCCTGGTCCATGATCGAGTGTGTCGAATCCACAGATTCTGCTTCATCTCCAGAAAGCGCAGCTCGCCAGCGTTCTTTATCTAGGCAAAGCTGCTCAAGCAT TGAAGCCACCGACAGTGGCCAGGACAAGAAGAAACGGAGCATTGATTTCGTACTGCAACGTCGTGCCAAGCGACTGCAAGAGATCCGCCGTCTCGTGAAAGAACTCTATCCTAAAACATGA